From one Lineus longissimus chromosome 3, tnLinLong1.2, whole genome shotgun sequence genomic stretch:
- the LOC135484767 gene encoding uncharacterized protein LOC135484767 produces the protein MTSQLMGSLPTVRTTPAKPFTNTGNDYAGPLLIKHKARSPGEKCYVALFICFTVKAIHLELVSSASTEAFLAALRRFMARRGKPRNMFSDNGSNFLGAQKELKRLLKSKDHNARVANSLSSDNIEWHFSPAGAPHFGGLWEAGVKSVKQHLKRTIGGMSLTFEELNTVLVQIEACLNSRPLCPLSTDPSDFQALTPGHFLVGTELNALPEIDLTDVKVNRLNRWQHVQSLYQLFWKRWSLEYIARLQNRPKWTKVQRNLEIDDLVIIREDNLPPLKWLMARVVELHPGEDGLVRVATLKMVNGVVKRPIRKLAMLLSSQADTC, from the coding sequence ATGACTAGTCAGCTGATGGGCTCTTTGCCAACAGTTCGAACGACACCCGCTAAACCGTTTACGAACACTGGAAACGATTATGCTGGACCTTTGCTGATAAAACATAAGGCTCGCTCACCAGGAGAAAAGTGTTATGTCGCATTGTTCATCTGTTTCACAGTGAAAGCGATTCATCTTGAACTTGTTAGTAGTGCATCGACTGAAGCTTTCTTGGCTGCACTCCGTAGATTCATGGCGAGGCGTGGAAAACCAAGGAATATGTTCAGTGACAATGGCAGTAATTTTCTGGGTGCACAAAAGGAACTTAAACGGTTGCTTAAGTCCAAGGATCACAATGCGAGAGTTGCGAATAGTTTGTCATCAGACAATATCGAGTGGCACTTCAGCCCCGCTGGGGCCCCACACTTTGGAGGTCTGTGGGAAGCGGGGGTAAAAAGTGTCAAACAGCATTTGAAAAGAACTATAGGAGGCATGAGCCTAACATTTGAAGAACTGAACACTGTTCTGGTGCAGATTGAAGCGTGTTTGAACTCGCGACCATTGTGCCCATTGTCTACTGATCCCTCGGACTTTCAAGCTCTCACACCGGGTCATTTCTTAGTAGGTACGGAACTTAACGCTTTACCAGAAATTGATCTGACGGATGTAAAGGTTAACCGCCTGAATAGATGGCAGCATGTACAGTCCTTGTACCAACTGTTCTGGAAGCGTTGGTCGCTGGAATATATTGCTAGGTTACAGAACAGGCCGAAATGGACAAAGGTTCAACGCAATCTTGAAATTGACGATTTAGTGATTATTCGCGAAGACAATTTGCCACCGTTGAAATGGTTGATGGCTCGTGTGGTCGAGTTACATCCCGGAGAGGATGGACTGGTGCGCGTTGCGACGTTGAAAATGGTTAACGGTGTAGTTAAGCGTCCAATTAGAAAACTAGCAATGTTACTAAGTAGCCAGGCTGACACATGTTGA